In Clostridia bacterium, one genomic interval encodes:
- a CDS encoding bifunctional 5,10-methylenetetrahydrofolate dehydrogenase/5,10-methenyltetrahydrofolate cyclohydrolase, with amino-acid sequence DNEASKIYVRNKIKACNETGIKSYAYYLQETTEENEILQLIEALNNDSNIHGILVQLPLPSHINEKKIIAAINPEKDVDGFCAVNLGKLFMGEKDVLAPCTPSGIIEILKRSNIEICGKKAVIVGRSNIVGKPTALLMLRENATVTIAHSKTQDLGEITSTADILIVAAGKQELISPSMVKKGAVVIDVGIHRTDDGLKGDVQFDGVSKVVKAITPVPGGVGPMTIAMLLKNTLIAAKKLIKA; translated from the coding sequence GTGATAATGAAGCCAGCAAAATTTATGTCAGGAATAAAATAAAAGCATGCAATGAAACAGGGATAAAGTCCTATGCTTATTATTTGCAAGAAACAACTGAAGAAAACGAAATCCTGCAATTAATAGAAGCACTCAATAATGATTCTAATATTCATGGAATTTTAGTACAGCTTCCTTTGCCCTCACATATTAACGAAAAAAAGATAATTGCTGCAATCAATCCTGAAAAGGATGTTGACGGTTTTTGTGCGGTTAATTTGGGAAAATTGTTTATGGGCGAAAAAGATGTACTTGCTCCATGCACCCCTTCTGGAATAATAGAAATCTTAAAAAGAAGTAATATAGAAATTTGCGGTAAAAAAGCTGTGATTGTAGGCAGAAGCAATATTGTAGGAAAACCTACGGCTTTATTGATGCTAAGAGAAAACGCAACCGTGACAATAGCTCACAGTAAGACTCAAGATCTAGGTGAAATAACATCAACTGCAGATATTTTGATTGTTGCTGCAGGTAAGCAGGAACTCATATCTCCTTCAATGGTAAAAAAAGGAGCTGTAGTAATTGATGTCGGAATTCATAGAACTGATGATGGTCTAAAAGGCGATGTACAGTTTGATGGAGTATCCAAAGTCGTTAAGGCAATAACTCCTGTTCCTGGCGGTGTAGGACCAATGACTATTGCTATGCTTTTAAAGAATACTTTAATTGCCGCCAAGAAGCTTATAAAAGCATGA
- the xseA gene encoding exodeoxyribonuclease VII large subunit encodes MRTYSVFQLSSYIKNVIDSEELLKNITICGEITNFKITGRNAYFTLKDDQAQISCVFFEYTSDYFIKEGDKVNCKGSPSYYVKGGKLNFIASSIEPCGEGEEYLKLLQLKNKLQSEGLFDRKIPMPRSIKKIGVVTSADGAAIYDIISVVRRRDKSVNIALYPVKVQGIGAEIEISQAIKELDEYPEVDCILVTRGGGSFEDLSAFNTEEVARSVAECKKFIVSAVGHEIDYTLCDFAADLRMPTPSAAAEILTKNVQEIVYDLKNDVKYLNKYINELFDYNTSELKYSIYNLSSAIQNKLYLGRDKILSKANKLQNISFFNDKYNELNQNILRLKANDPKKILSLGYAKVYKDNKSINSIQDINKGDNINLFFADGKTTANISDTPQKYKTDEATL; translated from the coding sequence ATGAGAACATATTCTGTTTTTCAATTAAGTTCATATATAAAAAATGTGATTGACAGCGAAGAGCTATTAAAAAATATCACAATTTGCGGAGAAATCACTAATTTTAAAATAACCGGTAGAAACGCTTATTTTACTCTTAAAGACGATCAAGCTCAAATTTCTTGTGTATTTTTTGAATATACCTCTGATTATTTTATTAAAGAGGGAGATAAAGTTAATTGCAAAGGTTCTCCTTCATATTATGTCAAAGGCGGAAAACTAAATTTTATTGCATCGTCTATTGAGCCATGCGGAGAAGGAGAAGAGTATTTAAAACTACTTCAACTAAAGAACAAGCTTCAAAGTGAAGGCTTATTTGATAGAAAAATTCCCATGCCAAGATCAATTAAGAAAATAGGAGTTGTAACAAGTGCTGACGGTGCTGCAATATATGATATTATCAGTGTGGTAAGAAGGCGCGATAAAAGCGTAAATATTGCCTTATATCCTGTTAAAGTACAAGGAATAGGTGCCGAAATTGAAATATCTCAAGCAATAAAAGAGCTTGATGAATATCCTGAAGTTGATTGTATTTTGGTTACAAGAGGCGGAGGATCTTTTGAGGACTTATCTGCGTTTAATACGGAAGAAGTTGCACGAAGTGTTGCCGAATGTAAAAAGTTTATCGTTTCAGCTGTAGGGCATGAAATAGACTATACATTGTGTGACTTTGCAGCAGACTTGAGAATGCCTACTCCAAGTGCAGCTGCTGAAATCTTGACCAAAAATGTTCAGGAAATAGTATATGATCTAAAAAACGATGTCAAATATTTGAATAAATATATCAATGAATTATTTGATTATAATACATCAGAATTGAAATATTCAATATATAATTTGAGTTCGGCGATTCAAAATAAACTTTATTTGGGCAGAGATAAGATTTTGTCTAAAGCCAACAAGTTACAAAATATATCATTTTTTAACGACAAATATAATGAACTCAATCAAAATATTTTAAGGTTAAAAGCTAATGATCCAAAAAAGATATTATCTTTAGGCTATGCCAAGGTTTACAAAGATAATAAAAGCATTAATTCAATACAAGATATAAATAAAGGCGACAATATTAATTTGTTTTTTGCTGACGGCAAGACGACAGCAAATATTTCAGATACACCGCAAAAATATAAAACTGATGAGGCAACATTATGA
- the xseB gene encoding exodeoxyribonuclease VII small subunit has protein sequence MKFEEAIDQLNEIIDKLENKNTQLDEGIELYQKGLELTRFCLNSLEEAKGKITLIKKEFTQLIEKPFGEEN, from the coding sequence ATGAAATTTGAAGAAGCAATTGATCAATTAAATGAAATAATAGATAAGCTTGAAAACAAAAATACCCAATTAGATGAAGGCATTGAACTTTATCAAAAAGGTTTGGAATTAACAAGATTTTGTCTTAATTCCTTGGAAGAAGCAAAAGGTAAAATCACTTTAATAAAAAAAGAGTTTACTCAGCTTATCGAAAAGCCTTTTGGAGAAGAGAATTAA
- a CDS encoding polyprenyl synthetase family protein has protein sequence MVVFWDGFEKDLRDFEKYLKQYFDEHFEDGEFKKVVGYSLIDIGGKRVRPLLLIKTALSAGANCQSIYNLAVALECIHTYSLIHDDLPSMDNDTYRRGFLSVHAKYGEALAVLSGDALLNFAYEVLFDAALDNQSRKAAKIIADFAGHKGMIKGQVLDLSLVKSQYQDEKEYIFQVHLNKTAALIRAAVNAGAIIANVDEKELSKLDEFACNMGMCFQVYDDISDYQTDQNKYTYPKVFGLENSLKEAQKYKEKSKKALDGLENKYPHLLQMISKFGPEMF, from the coding sequence ATGGTTGTTTTTTGGGACGGATTTGAAAAAGATCTTAGAGATTTTGAAAAATATCTCAAGCAATATTTTGATGAGCATTTTGAAGATGGAGAATTTAAAAAAGTAGTTGGTTACAGCCTTATAGATATTGGCGGTAAGCGAGTTCGTCCTTTATTATTGATAAAAACGGCTTTATCAGCAGGTGCGAACTGCCAAAGTATTTATAATCTAGCTGTTGCTTTAGAATGCATTCACACTTATTCTCTTATTCATGATGATTTGCCTAGCATGGATAATGATACTTATAGACGAGGTTTTTTGAGTGTTCACGCAAAATACGGCGAGGCACTTGCAGTATTAAGCGGTGATGCATTGCTCAATTTCGCTTATGAAGTGCTTTTTGATGCCGCATTAGATAATCAATCAAGAAAAGCAGCCAAAATAATAGCAGATTTTGCAGGGCATAAGGGTATGATAAAAGGTCAAGTTCTTGATTTGAGCTTGGTAAAATCTCAATATCAGGATGAAAAAGAATATATCTTTCAAGTGCATCTTAATAAAACAGCAGCTTTAATTAGGGCGGCTGTTAATGCTGGCGCAATAATAGCTAATGTTGATGAAAAAGAACTGTCAAAACTAGATGAATTTGCATGCAACATGGGGATGTGTTTTCAGGTGTATGACGATATAAGCGATTATCAGACAGATCAAAATAAATATACCTATCCTAAGGTTTTTGGACTTGAAAATTCATTAAAAGAAGCTCAAAAATACAAGGAAAAATCAAAAAAAGCATTAGATGGATTAGAAAACAAATACCCGCATTTATTACAGATGATATCCAAATTTGGTCCTGAGATGTTTTAA
- the dxs gene encoding 1-deoxy-D-xylulose-5-phosphate synthase, producing MPILDRINGPQDIKSLDIYELKLLSEEIRKCLIDTITVTGGHLASNLGVVELTLALYYVFNPPYDKFIWDVGHQAYIHKILSGRKDRLNTIRSYQGLSGFPNRDESEYDIFNTGHASTSISAGLGIARGRDIKHENYNVISIIGDGAMTGGMAFEALNDLGASKTKMIIILNDNNMSISPNVGGLNKYLSRVRLSKNYASLKLKTLKIINQLPIVGKPLGRMLNRARDNLKFALINGKMFEQFGLKYIGPIDGHDLESIIEFLNHSKEIDEPVLLHIITQKGKGLPCAEKNPVEYHGLSSAHNLSNGHSFSKAFGKTLSRLASQNQSITAITAAMAEGTGLEIFQKNHPDRFFDVAICEEHAVTMAAGLAASGLKPYVAIYSTFLQRSFDQILHDVCLMKLPVTFCLDRAGIVGADGVTHQGIYDLSYLSIMPDMTITSPKDIKELEMILEWSVDFKAPLAIRYPKDSVINIDIHTPIEYGKWEYIQSSKSNIFVIATGGQMLKLSLEIAKELENKNINLNIINARFIKPLDYAFLDNLSDESYIITMEDNILQGGLGASIANYLVEKNKKFKIKHYAMPKKVAILGTIEEVYKALGFTAEKISKELLDFIG from the coding sequence ATGCCAATTTTGGATAGAATAAATGGGCCTCAAGATATAAAATCACTTGATATATATGAATTAAAACTATTAAGCGAAGAAATACGAAAATGTTTGATTGACACTATTACCGTTACAGGTGGACATCTTGCATCTAATCTTGGCGTAGTGGAATTAACTCTTGCTTTATATTATGTTTTCAACCCTCCCTATGATAAATTTATTTGGGATGTAGGGCATCAGGCATATATTCATAAAATCTTGTCAGGACGAAAAGACCGACTAAACACGATTCGTTCGTATCAGGGACTTAGCGGTTTTCCTAATCGTGATGAAAGCGAATATGATATTTTTAATACAGGTCATGCCAGCACATCTATTTCTGCAGGGCTTGGAATTGCGCGCGGACGAGATATCAAACATGAAAATTATAATGTCATTTCAATAATTGGCGATGGTGCAATGACAGGAGGAATGGCTTTTGAAGCACTTAATGATTTGGGCGCTTCAAAAACAAAAATGATTATTATTCTTAACGATAATAATATGTCGATATCGCCAAATGTAGGTGGTCTTAATAAGTATTTGTCACGAGTTCGTCTTAGCAAAAATTATGCTTCTTTAAAATTAAAAACTCTTAAAATAATAAATCAACTGCCGATAGTGGGCAAGCCGTTAGGAAGGATGTTAAACAGAGCAAGGGATAATTTGAAATTTGCTTTAATTAACGGCAAAATGTTTGAGCAATTTGGTTTAAAATATATAGGACCGATTGATGGTCATGATTTGGAAAGCATAATTGAATTTTTAAATCATTCAAAAGAAATAGACGAACCTGTATTATTACATATTATCACTCAAAAAGGCAAGGGCTTGCCGTGTGCAGAAAAAAATCCAGTCGAATACCATGGTTTGAGTTCGGCGCATAACTTAAGCAATGGTCATTCATTTTCAAAAGCTTTTGGCAAGACGCTCAGCAGACTGGCTTCTCAAAATCAATCTATAACTGCTATTACTGCAGCAATGGCAGAAGGAACAGGACTTGAAATTTTTCAAAAAAATCATCCTGATAGATTTTTTGATGTTGCAATTTGTGAAGAGCATGCTGTAACGATGGCTGCAGGACTTGCTGCTTCAGGGTTGAAACCTTATGTAGCTATTTATTCAACATTTTTACAGCGTAGCTTTGACCAGATTTTACATGACGTGTGTCTTATGAAACTGCCGGTTACATTTTGTTTGGATCGTGCAGGAATAGTAGGAGCAGACGGTGTTACTCATCAAGGCATATACGACCTTTCATATTTATCCATAATGCCTGATATGACTATTACTTCACCCAAAGATATAAAAGAATTAGAAATGATTCTTGAATGGTCGGTGGATTTTAAAGCGCCTTTGGCTATTAGATATCCCAAAGATAGCGTGATAAATATCGATATTCATACTCCAATAGAATACGGAAAATGGGAATATATTCAATCATCAAAGTCCAATATTTTTGTAATTGCCACTGGCGGACAGATGCTAAAGCTAAGCCTAGAAATTGCAAAAGAACTTGAAAATAAAAATATAAATTTAAATATTATTAATGCACGTTTTATAAAACCGCTTGACTATGCTTTTTTGGATAATTTATCAGATGAATCTTATATAATTACAATGGAAGATAATATTTTGCAAGGCGGATTGGGTGCAAGTATAGCAAATTATCTTGTTGAAAAAAATAAAAAATTCAAAATTAAGCATTATGCTATGCCTAAAAAGGTTGCAATATTAGGTACGATAGAAGAAGTTTATAAGGCACTTGGTTTTACAGCTGAAAAGATTTCTAAAGAATTATTAGACTTTATAGGTTAA